One segment of Toxoplasma gondii ME49 chromosome VI, whole genome shotgun sequence DNA contains the following:
- a CDS encoding hypothetical protein (encoded by transcript TGME49_240990), producing the protein MPRCSRNARPSVEHAPLVQFRGGELSGFLSRLHLFSFLPPRCYLSSSPEMTTPASPASSGTPGSPAVSAVCTPLELLCPRFPFPLFLSERRSASSRSVSGDSKRKRCASTQEVLQNLPGDTREPSAHARPCPAHHRKQFSSWGRREEEDVRKESLAWKWVPSCTVLRLRRLQSLLRVAVIARCMHEVNKETSAERDDEKTHRGRTKVPLTEIEQEDRPDNRRPSQEGMTGKGSLVSFSVSNSGACAHRDDRREDKTEERGPLQERINPVRQDLERMQLHLLHPKHRPLALLFRASRGRPLLLASDFPQRFPDRDRALPKIADSTNANLPAKRRRTGEREEDAEAERWKETTEEQAGRNASQAETQSLPCDSCQRRRKSLKVDGKGVDPRRSTTDKPSGVSLSSSPSANANLEQALESVLRDENVYSRVSDYLRRYFQAYMDRRTLVLGLASASPSSSLSPAFSFSSSEAQPSEERPAFVVLTKRRGVDEILGCPREFSASSHQQRCRGRSAHTAGSAEEIQIPSSSADPVSRASCPQGSSSQFPSPSCSCLFSPSSSPSALSSGFPGRPRHCACGQGEDERIHFSFDHAVQTVPLPLSPLSPSVSSLLQKLRGRLGRRPERRWLTPQSLLTAVERLAEQEAWRRIAREYLRSVHGEEAIPRQNEQLEKKQEVHSASESEETKSSAKKQRVERALEPPRRETAACNRIDAEKTSHSLSSFCSCDSSSSRSLASCSASASSSSVFSCSPSSDFSGASFDPRQKAAESCVKARLLREPLPIACAVLENLREEFWAEMEKAAAGGHDPLPAFVLSDSKTADKKKEEAEDREVKTGEIGCRWPRQGREEQREDCERRRSASGAETGRSGERRKQSVREQDWTTGKSETCSERDENPQEPMMRSRTHVEETSEMQKEREQKTREEGRPKSEAPETNKIPVKAVGNAQANRQHTLGDKEKTKKDLFLEAQVDFLLQMYLHTDQILRHNT; encoded by the coding sequence ATGCCGAGATGCTCTCGAAATGCGAGGCCGAGCGTCGAGCATGCACCACTTGTGCAGTTTCGCGGAGGTGAGTTGTCCGGTTTCCTTTCCCGACTtcatctcttctctttcttgcctCCGCGCTGTTATCTCTCGAGCTCCCCTGAAATGACGACTCCTGCGTCACCGGCTTCTTCCGGCACTCCCGGTTCTCCAGCTGTCtcagctgtatgtacaccgctCGAGCTGCTCTGTCCTCGCttcccgtttcctctgtttctgtcggaGCGTCGTTCCGCGTCCAGCCGCTCCGTTTCTGGGGACTCCAAGCGAAAACGGTGTGCATCCACCCAAGAAGTTCTACAGAACCTTCCCGGTGACACTCGGGAGCCTTCCGCTCACGCAAGGCCTTGTCCAGCCCATCATCGGAAACAGTTTTCCTCGTGGggacgacgagaagaagaagacgtgaGGAAAGAGTCCCTGGCTTGGAAATGGGTTCCCTCCTGCACAGTCCTTCGTTTGCGTCGTCTTCAGAGTCTCCTTCGCGTGGCGGTCATTGctcggtgcatgcacgaaGTTAACAAAGAGACATCggctgagagagacgacgaaaaaACGCACAGGGGGAGAACGAAGGTTCCACTGACCGAGATAGAGCAAGAGGACCGTCCTGATAACCGTCGACCGTCACAAGAGGGGATGACGGGGAAAGGTTCGCTGGTGTCGTTCTCGGTCTCGAATtcgggtgcatgcgcgcacagagacgacagacgGGAAGACAAGactgaagaaagaggacCACTGCAAGAGCGGATAAACCCAGTGCGGCAAGACctggaacgcatgcagctgcatcTCCTTCACCCGAAACATCGccccctcgctctcctcttcagagCATCTCGAGGAAGGCCGCTTCTCCTTGCTTCTGACTTTCCTCAAAGATTTCCAGACCGAGACCGGGCTCTTCCAAAGATCGCAGACAGCACGAACGCGAATCTCCcagcgaagagacgccggacaggagagcgagaggaagacgcagaagcagagcggTGGAAAGAAACGACCGAGGAGCAAGCGGGAAGAAACGCCTCACAAGCAGAGACTCAAAGCCTCCCGTGTGACTCCTgtcagcgaagaaggaagtctCTGAAAGTGGACGGCAAGGGCGTAGATCCAAGGAGAAGTACAACAGATAAACCGTCTGgcgtgtctctttcgagTTCTCCGTCGGCAAACGCGAATCTCGAACAAGCTCTGGAATCGGTGCTGCGAGACGAAAACGTTTACTCCCGTGTTTCTGATTACCTCCGTCGATACTTTCAGGCGTACATGGATCGCCGCACTCTCGTGCTGGgtctcgcgtctgcctctccttcttcgtctctttcccctgccttttctttttcgtcttctgaaGCGCAGCCGTCTGAAGAGAGACCTGCGTTCGTTGTTCTCACTAAACGTCGAGGTGTCGACGAGATTTTGGGATGCCCAAGGGAgttttcagcttcttctcacCAACAGCGCTGTCGAGGGAGATCGGCCCACACGGCAGGAAGCGCCGAAGAAATTCAGATTCCATCCTCTTCTGCTGATCCTGTCTCACGCGCCTCCTGTCCCCAGGGCTCCTCTTCGcaatttccttctccctcgtgttcttgtctcttttctccttcgtcctctccttctgctctttcaTCTGGGTTTCCTGGGAGACCTCGTCACTGTGCTTGCGGccagggagaagacgaacgcaTTCATTTCTCGTTTGACCACGCCGTGCAAACTGTCCccttgcctctgtctccactgtctccttctgtctcctcgctgctccAGAAGCTCAGAGGGCGTCTGGGAAGAAGGCCTGAGAGGCGGTGGCTGACGCCTCAAAGCCTGTTGACTGCTGTGGAGAGACTCGCAGAGCAGGAGGCGTGGCGACGGATCGCTCGCGAGTATCTGAGATCTGTccacggagaagaggcaatCCCGCGACAGAACGAGCAAttggaaaagaaacaggaagtCCACAGTGCcagcgaaagcgaagaaacgaaatcATCTGCGAAAAAGCAGAGGGTTGAACGTGCGCTGGAGCCTCCAAGACGCGAGACAGCAGCCTGTAACAGAATTGACGCTGAGAAGACCTCGcattctctctcctctttttgcTCATgtgactcttcttcctctcgctctctcgcttcgtgTTCGGCATCTGCTTCCTCCAGTTCGGTTTTCTCCTGCTCGCCGTCTTCGGATTTCTCTGGGGCTTCCTTTGATCCCCGGCAGAAAGCCGCTGAGAGCTGTGTCAAGGCGAGACTTTTACGAGAGCCGCTCCCCATTGCATGCGCTGTTTTAGAAAACTTGAGAGAGGAGTTCTGGGCAGAAATGGAGAAGGCGGCTGCCGGAGGTCACGACCCTCTGCCTGCGTTCGTCCTCTCGGATTCAAAGACAGCCGAcaaaaaaaaggaggaagcagaagaccgAGAGGTGAAGACAGGCGAAATCGGTTGTCGGTGGCCGCGACAGGGTCgtgaggagcagagagaagactgcgagagacgcagatcGGCCTCAGGTGCAGAAACGGGTcgcagcggagagagaagaaagcagtcGGTGCGAGAGCAAGACTGGACGACAGGAAAATCGGAAACCTGTTCTGAGCGCGATGAGAATCCCCAAGAACCGATGATGAGGAGCAGAACACATGTCGAAGAAACGAGTGAgatgcagaaggaaagagagcagaagacacgagaagaagggaggccAAAATCTGAGGCGCCAGAGACAAATAAAATCCCAGTTAAAGCGGTGGGAAATGCACAGGCGAACAGGCAACACACTCTAGGggacaaagaaaaaaccaaAAAAGACCTTTTCCTCGAAGCCCAAGTCGACTTCCTCCTGCAGATGTATCTACACACAGACCAGATTCTTCGTCACAATACGTAG
- a CDS encoding hypothetical protein (encoded by transcript TGME49_240970): protein MVPSLFLRSHLHVRPPRKKTRWTADSTGFLISLFFLVAGSPQVLSLQLSSSSASRLPSHFRLPSFSLLPALPSSRSSPLSSRSPPLPSCLSSSSRLFSVRPSAAAAAVPAPPDASASPLPVVAELGGQTLPSTHSLRSFLRSTISASSAFVSSATRQSTTGEFTSRGAMASSRACAPQVEGKRSESRRVYERRSLRRRWSSYLLFSASCAEQSVSFSSSFLSSTPSTLSSSPASSRFPSSVCEVKQVGRTRNRKKDKQRHKPLASIGFGGPEAGDDVGEEREETPGEVSDESFLSSMGGRTKAHSSEPFEGVLTNEELREMVRQGYIHREDERLDDPVSSPFLIDGPLFNGSSPFASPPYGPMTRMVPYNRSLSTIPTFADVGKANATQAIPFINSTASVEDFFGFVENRTVDWEFFSPPGSRFERTETGVVMTPPIFPNRVYFFSREDIDDGVYDDPYADGLVRSADPSFLNPVSPALRSGRRRDEHRRTDTGQKQRRRWRMDDVENDIPRGNWTVKNDIYKDMLDSIDWEREWPHHCDQNYFKRSDVATLLGDNDRNEDSYWDPQFLGGVDTYPKAHAGGMNFTWPLYWVPWLAKKFPRRGGQPIKSEIFNLGGVEPLQIWFFPDGCESSHPGFCAVKLVSRPGWNLPFRIKLWIKGSSVCVPLPASSTPGGETARGGEESERGSGRKPRRLERRKGEATRWAKFRSTVTAGPFNREDADYVAYSLSFCRLLDKRSFLCRPNPPFPPFFPPDSSSSSSSSSSSSSSSSSSSSCSFSSSSPIIFNPETDVVLGAAGDIEIGVAVAEEDWEWDDGHWAMEQWLKLQSAYPDDLELETILPASFTNSDMFENYKYRDIPDKHFAKYMPPMLPHLNFTDDELEQVYSFPRRHGY from the exons ATGGTaccctctctgtttcttcgttctcaTCTCCACGTTCGTCctccgaggaagaaaacgcggtGGACAGCCGACTCGACTGGGTTCTTgatctctctgtttttccttgttGCGGGATCTCCTCAGGTTCTGTCCCTGCAGCTTTCATCCTCCAgtgcttctcgtcttccctctcacTTCCGTCTCCCGTCGTTTTCGCTCTTGCccgctctgccttcttctcgttcttctcctctttcttctcgttctcctcctcttccttcttgtctctcgtcttcctctcgtctcttttcagTGCGGCcttcagctgctgctgctgccgtGCCTGCACCTCCTGatgcgtctgcctctcccttgCCTGTGGTCGCGGAGCTCGGAGGACAGACCCTGCCGTCTACTCACTCGCTGCGATCCTTTCTGCGGTCCACgatttctgcttcttcggcgtttgtctcctcggcgACTCGACAGTCAACGACTGGAGAATTCACAAGCCGCGGAGCAATGGCCTCTTCGAGGGCGTGTGCACCCCAGGTGGAGGGAAAGAGATCTGAGAGCAGAAGAGTGTACGAGCGACGAAGCCTGCGCCGTCGCTGGTCGTCAtaccttctcttctccgcgtccTGCGCAGAGcagtctgtttctttctcctcttcgtttctctcttctacTCCTTCAActctgtcgtcttcccctgcgtcttcgcgctttccctcgtctgtctgcgaGGTGAAGCAAGtcgggagaacaagaaacaggaaaaaggacaaacagagacacaaaccTCTTGCGAGTATCGGATTCGGAg GTCCTGAAGCTGGCGACGATGTGGGTGAGGAGCGTGAAGAAACTCCGGGAGAGGTGTCTGATGAGAGTTTCCTGTCTTCCATGGGGGGGCGGACAAAGGCGCATTCTTCGGAGCCTTTCGAAGGCGTTTTGACCAACGAAGAACTACGAGAGATGGTGCGTCAAGGGTACATACACCGGGAAGATGAACGTCTTGACGATCccgtgtcttctccttttctgatCGACGGACCTCTTTTCAATGGTTCGAGCCCATTCGCTTCGCCGCCGTACGGTCCGATGACCCGCATGGTGCCCTACAATCG ATCCTTGAGCACAATTCCGACATTCGCAGATGTGGGCAAGGCGAATGCGACGCAGGCGATTCCGTTCATCAACTCGACTGCCAGCGTCGAGGATTTTTTCGGATTTGTGGAGAATCGGACAGTCGACTgggagttcttctctccgcccgGTAGTCGAttcgagagaacagagacgggGGTCGTGATGACTCCACCAATCTTCCCGAACCGCGTCTATTTCttttcgagagaagacatCGACGACGGAGTCTACGATGACCCCTACGCAGATGGGCTCGTGCGCAGTGCAGACCCAAGTTTTTTAAATCCAGTGTCGCCAGCTCTCCGCTctggaagaaggcgagacgaacATCGCCGAACAGACACAG GTCAAAAACAGCGACGACGCTGGCGAATGGATGACGTCGAAAACGACATCCCTCGGGGGAACTGGACCGTAAAAAATGATATCTACAAG GACATGCTCGACTCCATCGACTGGGAAAGAGAGTGGCCTCACCACTGTGACCAGAACTACTTCAAGAG GTCGGATGTGGCAACCCTCCTCGGTGACAATGACAGAAATGAAGACAGTTACTGGGACCCGCAGTTTCTTGGCGGCGTCGATACGTACCcgaaggcgcatgcaggcggaATGAATTTCACTTGGCCGCTGTACTGGGTCCCCTGGCTGGCGAAGAAGTTTCCGCGGCGAGGCGGTCAGCCCATCAAGTCCGAAATCTTCAACTTAGGAGGCGTCGAACCTCTCCAG ATTTGGTTCTTCCCGGACGGCTGTGAGTCTTCGCACCCAGGCTTTTGTGCCGTGAAGCTGGTCTCGCGTCCAGGATGGAACTTGCCGTTCCGCATCAAGCTCTGGATAAAAGGAAGCTCCGTGTGCGTCCCCCTTCCGGCATCCTCCACTCCCGGTGGCGAGACGGCTAGAGGCGGCgaagagtcagagagagGCTCAGGAAGAAAACCGCGCCgactggagagacgaaagggcGAAGCAACGCGGTGGGCCAAGTTCAGGAGTACAGTCACAGCGGGACCGttcaacagagaagacgccgacTACGTCGCCTACTCGCTCAGCTTCTGCAG GCTCCTCGACAAACGcagttttctctgtcggccCAACCCACCTTTCCCTCCGTTCTTCCCACctgattcttcttcttcctcttcttcctcctcttcttcctcttcttcttcctcttcttcttcatcttgttcgttttcttcgtcttctccgatCATTTTCAATCCGGAGACGGACGTGGTTTTAGGGGCAGCGGGAGACATCGAAATCGGTGTCGCGgtcgctgaagaagactgGGAATGGGATGACGGACACTGGGCAATGGAACAATGGCTCAAGTTGCAGTCTGCGTATCCAGACGACTTGGAGCTCGAGACCATTCTTCCTGCTAG CTTCACCAACAGCGACATGTTCGAAAATTACAAATATCGAGATATTCCCGACAAGCACTTTGCCAAGTACATGCCTCCGATGTTACCCCATCTCAATTTTACAGACGACGAGTTGGAGCAGGTGTATTCTTTTCCTCGAAGGCATGGCTATTGA
- a CDS encoding hypothetical protein (encoded by transcript TGME49_240980), protein MSGGGSEPLESEAEGFSEAPHAGEETEKSKTAERQSGEKSAASSSLLSLGSRSLEEEGRRKEASPPSTEKKTGGSWFNFLFAKWRGTHKHRNAIQLAQAFGAANQPGKPGPVIGIVVCKGPRNELQGLAVATPRVVERYLLDGRLQQRVAVPEPLTCFVGGKIGGVGRVLLCGTQAGRVFVLKAETFEQLLELDSRAAYATAGVSLDLPCLPPRGGLTFCRDPLGRGGDGGSTRKGNAFWIESSKRERKHEEQSPAGRLDTAASLLVGRALDGDSSSAAPGRARRVEHRRASAGSSERSESTENDDGESERQREQSEEPIEFPACLAISALAIKATFAEFVHYVIAGNVRGHVFVWQVPSTKLVHLLTFPVDRADAAFLRSQESLSSTSSLSHGAEEALATLHSSRRASLSLPDHPEVRLGSPRLMHRSAGDRARVPTEAAVPGGSAGPGRQASSRDSFEAQASDSPKEATAFSPSFETGSIDRSNLRGDAEPSHAGARLGGSGAQEAGDFLLTPGGPLRLGGDGDWNRRRESAGSVSEVVQAVGSVAEIDLSDRDTEGDDAEPVGAFAEHGPSRVRARKAKKGSNATVSETPEASFFTDTRLAGNGSTEGSAGSESVSSATSENKKSKSLSRRKLNAKRLFSLAGVKDSRRDSRSSDQASVHTLGEGVHTPGGDASDRRASADVTAVPAVRVFQSEEQHSAKPRRGRGTARVSLSSMSDSPVESPSRQEEQRFQSALEEASSYLPAFHDDGELFISSPDTPGRAVESGRAAGDGERRKREEASRRGHGWCEGPTGGGSVQSGGSDAAASACPGTERRESATTEDDEWRGERRNAELNRGEATTGEVRGRESLPGGLQSSDDEMEDVSLASDCASPPQPSDFDSPVQEGKSAALSEADNHDIAAFSPGTEERNVSGSEDSRRTRPQAPKEANEEAEQGAQFSASTVVKTEGKNVFAREAGEKTEPEIGKEKEAKEKGEQEMQGEVPAPQSLPTQSARQEEDDVPLPEEQLNGDLEGPRSEERQERGVFLEDEPDSMMMEETETQRSRNDNTQTESTFGDKALTLTTGGDPESEELSKGDETSSPYRERTEFPTASAVPRFDAKRGDNESPPPRSPHSLSPSRRSQKSLNASILPESEEDGDLYLRERMGMMTAEGVDEAVFSDEASELQARGLTHRSSFQQLACTRQRASEAGIEQRYVGALLTVAAFDQLWIGYGDGTVAVFALSDYCLLECAKLETPNISRMELSKFAEVVLILSGNELVTVWSVRTLRCLRQVPTAMLTCGIPLAYLYVLEAPEAWDSKVTIVLAGCVDGSISVRRLEKSAEGDDLHFLLIRNYVREVEPQVPISAICIDSWLNAAFVGDASGVVFTLPYVFQLLDPSLVPAVVPPREEAFCGSEGHGPSHPAPDSLSRSLSSEDIS, encoded by the exons ATGTCCggaggaggcagcgagcCGCTGGAGTCGGAGGCGGAAGGTTTTTCAGAGGctccgcatgcaggcgaggagacagaaaagtcGAAGACGGCGGAGCGACAGAGTGGCGAGAAGAgcgctgcttcgtcttcgttaCTCTCTTTGGGGTCTCGTtctctggaagaagaaggtcggagaaaggaggcgtctccgccctcgaccgagaagaaaactggagGCAGTTGGTTTAATTTCCTTTTTGCCAAGTGGAGAGGAACTCACAAACACAGAAATGCAATTCAACTGGCACAAGCCTTCGGCGCTGCGAATCAACCGGGAAAACCT GGTCCTGTGATCGGAATCGTCGTGTGCAAAGGCCCGCGGAACGAGCTCCAGGGATTGGCCGTCGCTACTCCGCGAGTCGTCGAACGGTATCTTCTCGACGGTCGGCTGCAGCAGCGCGTAGCGGTTCCAGAGCCTCTGACTTGCTTTGTAGGAGGAAAAATTGGAGGCGTCGGTCGTGTGCTTCTCTGCGGGACCCAAGCCGGAAGAGTTTTCGTCTTGAAAGCTGAAACGTTCGAACAGCTGCTCGAACTGGACTCCC GAGCAGCATACGCGACAGCTGGGGTGTCTCTGGACCTCCCGTGTTTGCCGCCTCGCGGGGGTTTGACGTTCTGTCGGGATCCTCTCGGGCGAGGCGGCGATGGTGGCTCGACTCGGAAAGGAAATGCGTTTTGGATCGAGTCTtcgaagagggagagaaaacacgaagAACAAAGTCCCGCGGGGCGCCTAGACACCGCAGCCTCGCTTCTCGTGGGGAGGGCcctcgacggagacagctcgTCAGCGGCCCCAGGGCGCGCGAGACGCGTCGAGCACCGGAGAGCCTCTGCCGGATCGTCTGAACGTTCTGAGAGTACTGAGAATGACGATGGAGAGTctgagagacaaagagagcagagcgaagagcCCATCGAGTTCCCCGCCTGTCTCGCGATCTCTGCGTTGGCCATCAAGGCGACTTTCGCCGAATTCGTTCACTACGTCATCGCTGGCAACGTCCGAGGCCATGTCTTCGTCTGGCAGGTTCCCTCTACGAAACTCGTGCACCTCCTCACGTTTCCAGTCGACCGCGCAGACGCAgctttccttcgttctcaGGAATCCCTTTCCTCGACGTCAAGTCTCTCTCACGGGGCTGAAGAGGCCCTCGCCACTCTCCACTCGAGCCGACGCGCCTCCCTGTCGCTCCCAGACCACCCTGAAGTGAGGCTTGGGTCTCCGCGCCTCATGCATCGCTcagcaggagacagggcTCGCGTCCCCACAGAAGCCGCAGTCCCCGGCGGATCCGCTGGCCCCGGCAGGCAGGCCTCGTCGAGAGACTCTTTCGAGGCCCAAGCAAGCGACTCGCCTAAGGAAGCTACCGCTTTTTCTCCGAGTTTTGAGACAGGGTCGATCGACCGAAGCAACctgagaggcgacgcagagccCTCGCATGCAGGCGCGAGGCTCGGAGGCTCAGGCGCGCAGGAGGCGGGAGACTTCCTCTTGACGCCCGGAGGGCCTCTGCGACTCGGTGGCGACGGGGACTGGAACCGGAGACGCGAATCTGCAGGCTCGGTGTCTGAAGTCGTTCAGGCAGTGGGGTCAGTGGCAGAAATTGACTTGTCTGACAGGGacacagaaggcgacgatGCGGAGCCGGTCGGGGCGTTTGCGGAGCATGGACCGAGCCGGGTCCGCGCGCGAAAGGCTAAGAAAGGCTCGAATGCGACCGTCTCGGAGACGCCAGAGGCGTCGTTTTTCACAGACACCAGACTCGCCGGGAACGGATCGACAGAAGGCAGTGCAGGTTCGGAATCCGTTTCTTCCGCGACAAGCGAAAATAAAAAGTCGAAGAGTCTCTCCAGGCGCAAACTGAACGCGAAACGGCTTTTCAGCCTAGCAGGGGTCAAAGACTCCCGTCGAGACAGCCGAAGCAGCGACCAGgcgagtgtacatacactcggagagggtgtacatacacccggaGGCGACGCCTCGGATCGCAGGGCCTCCGCAGACGTCACTGCTGTTCCAGCTGTCCGTGTTTTCCAGAGCGAAGAGCAGCACAGCGCGAAGCCTCGCCGCGGGCGGGGAACAGCTCGGGTGTCGCTGTCGAGTATGTCCGACAGTCCAGTGGAGTCTCCGAGCAGGCAGGAGGAACAGCGGTTCCAGAGCGCCCTTGAGGAGGCATCCTCCTACCTTCCCGCCTTTCACGACGACGGCGAGTTGTTCATCTCCTCTCCAGACACTCCTGGGAGGGCCGTGGAAAGTGGGCGCGCGgcgggagacggagagagacgaaagagagaagaggcatcACGAAGAGGCCATGGCTGGTGTGAAGGCCCGACGGGGGGCGGCTCTGTTCAGAGTGGAGGATCCGATGCGGCAGCGTCTGCCTGTCcaggaacggagaggagagagagtgcGACCACGGAAGATGACGAAtggcgaggggagagacgaaacgccgAGTTAAACcggggagaagcgacgacTGGGGAGGTGAGAGGCAGGGAGTCTCTGCCTGGAGGACTGCagagcagcgacgacgaaaTGGAAGACGTATCTCTAGCCTCCGACTGCGCGAGTCCTCCGCAGCCGAGCGACTTCGATAGTCCGGTCCAAGAGGGAAAGTCTGCAGCCCTCTCCGAGGCAGACAATCACGAcatcgccgccttctccccaggaacagaagagagaaacgtttCCGGGAGCGAGGACTCCCGACGCACGCGTCCGCAGGCTCCGAAAGAGGCGAACGAAGAGGCGGAACAGGGAGCGCAATTCTCAGCATCCACTGTGGTGAAGACTGAGGGAAAAAACGTTTTCGCGCgcgaagcgggagaaaagacggAGCCAGAGATagggaaagaaaaggaagcgaaagaaaagggagagcaGGAAATGCAAGGAGAGGTGCCAGCGCCTCAGTCTCTACCAACGCAGTCGgcgagacaagaggaagatgatGTTCCACTTCCAGAAGAGCAACTCAATGGAGACTTAGAAGGtccgagaagcgaggagagacaagagcgagGTGTGTTTCTGGAAGACGAACCGGACAGCATGATGatggaagagacggagacgcaaaGATCTCGCAATGacaacacacagacagaatCCACGTTTGGAGACAAAGCTCTGACGCTGACGACTGGGGGGGAcccggagagcgaggagctTTCGAAAGGCGATGAGACTTCATCTCCTtatcgagagagaacagaatTCCCCACAGCCTCTGCCGTCCCGCGCTTcgacgcgaagagaggagacaacgagTCTCCTCCGCCCCGCtctcctcactctctctctccctctcgtcggTCGCAAAAGTCTTTGAATGCCAGTATTCTTccagaaagtgaagaagatggGGACCTGTATCTGCGCGAACGTATGGGGATGATGACAGCCGAGGGAGTCGACGAAGCAGTCTTCTCCGATGAGGCGAGTGAACTCCAGGCACGAGGCTTGACGCATAGATCTTCTTTTCAGCAGCTTGCATGCACCAGACAGAGGGCCTCAGAAGCTGGAATCGAGCAACGCTACGTCGGAGCCCTCCTGACTGTGGCAGCCTTTGACCAACTGTGGATCGGCTACGGAGACGGCACTGTGGCAGTCTTCGCCCTCAGCGACTACTGCCTCCTCGAGTGCGCCAAACTGGAGACTCCAAATATAAGCCGAATGGAGTTATCAAAATTCGCAG aggtcGTCCTAATTCTGAGTGGGAACGAGCTTGTGACGGTCtggagtgtacgtacactccgCTGCCTCCGCCA ggTGCCGACAGCCATGCTCACCTGCGGAATACCTCTCGCCTATCTCTACGTCCTCGAAGCTCCAGAGGCTTGGGACTCGAAAGTGACAATCGTTCTGGCA GGGTGTGTTGACGGTTCCATCAGCGTCCGGAGACTCGAGAAAagcgcagaaggcgacgatctccacttccttcttATTCGAAACTACGTCCGAG AAGTGGAACCTCAAGTGCCGATTAGCGCGATTTGCATCGACTCTTGGTTGAACGCGGCTTTTGTGGGCGACGCAAG tgGTGTCGTCTTCACCTTGCCGTACGTGTTCCAGTTGCTCGATCCGTCTCTTGTCCCCGCCGTCGTTCCGCCTCGAGAAGAAGCTTTTTGTGGAAGCGAAGGTCACGGTCCTTCACATCCAGCGCCAGATTCGCTGTCGCGCTCTTTGTCTTCCGAAGACATCTCCTGA